In one Culex quinquefasciatus strain JHB chromosome 2, VPISU_Cqui_1.0_pri_paternal, whole genome shotgun sequence genomic region, the following are encoded:
- the LOC6031765 gene encoding myosin heavy chain, muscle isoform X23: MPKPVVQVGDDPDPSEWLFISLEQKRIDQSKPYDAKKACWVPDEKEGFVLGEIKATKGELVTVGIPGGETKDFKKDLVGQVNPPKYEKCEDMSNLTYLNDASVLHNLRERYRAKLIYTYSGLFCVVINPYKRWPLYTMRVAKMYRGKRRNEVPPHLFAVSDGAYVNMLTNHENQSMLITGESGAGKTENTKKVIAYFATIGASSKKSAEEEKKISLEDQVVQTNPVLEAYGNAKTVRNDNSSRFGKFIRIHFTGSGKLGGADIETYLLEKARVISQQTLERSYHIFYQMMSGSVKGLKEICFLSNNIHDYHIVSQGKTTIPSVDDGEEMQITDEAFNILGFTQEEKDNIYRITAAVMHMGGMKFKQKGREEQAEADGTEEGDRVAKLLGCVTEDLYKNLLKPRIKVGTEFVTKGQNKDQVTNAVGALCKGIFDRLFKWLVKKCNETLDTKQKRAQFIGVLDIAGFEIFDYNGFEQLCINFTNEKLQQFFNHHMFVLEQEEYKKEGINWAFIDFGMDLLACIELIEKPMGILSILEEESMFPKATDQTFAEKLMNNHLGKSAPFQKPRPPKPGCQAGHFAIGHYAGCVSYNITGWLEKNKDPLNDTVVDQFKKGKNALIVEIFADHPGQSGGGDAGGKGGRGKKGAGFATVSSSYKEQLNNLMTTLKSTQPHFVRCIIPNELKQTGLIDAHLVMHQLTCNGVLEGIRICRKGFPNRMMYPDFKLRYKILNPKAAEAEKDPMKVAQVILEASGLDTESYRLGNTKVFFRAGVLGQMEEFRDDRLSKIMTWMQSWIRGYLSRRSFKKMQEQRVSLEIVQRNLRKYMKLRTWAWWKLWQKVKPLLNVSRVEDQIAKLEETAKKAQDDLEKETKLRQELEALNSKLLAEKTALLDSLSGEKGALQDFQEKTAKLQAQKADVENQLRDTQERLTQEEDARNQLFQQKKKLEQEISGQKKDAEDLELQIQKIEQDKASKDHQIRNLNDEIAHQDELINKLNKEKKMSGEVNQKTAEELQAAEDKVNHLNKVKAKLEQTLDELEDSLEREKKLRGDVEKAKRKVEGDLKLTQEAVADLERNKKELEQTIMRKDKEISALSAKLEDEQSLVGKLQKQIKELQGRIEELEEEVEAERQARAKAEKQRADLARELEELGERLEEAGGATSAQIELNKKREAELAKLRRDLEESNIQHEGTLANLRKKHNDAVAEMAEQVDQLNKLKTKAEKERGQYFAELNDSRLSLDHLANEKASQEKIAKQLQHTLNEVQGKLDETNRTLNDFDTSKKKLSIENSDLLRQLEDAESQVSQLSKIKISLTQQLEDTKRLADEESRERATLLGKFRNLEHDLDSLREQVEEEAEGKGDIQRQLSKANAEAQLWRTKYESEGVARAEELEEAKRKLQARLAEAEETIESLNQKCIALEKTKQRLSTEVEDLQLEVDRATSIANSAEKKQKAFDKIIGEWKLKVDDLAAELDASQKECRNYSTELFRLKGAYEEGQEQLEAVRRENKNLADEVKDLLDQIGEGGRNIHEIEKSRKRLEAEKDELQAALEEAEAALEQEENKVLRAQLELSQVRQEIDRRIQEKEEEFENTRKNHQRALDSMQASLEAEAKGKAEALRMKKKLEADINELEIALDHANKANAEAQKNIKRYQQQMKDVQSALEEEQRARDDAREQLGISERRANALQNELEESRTLLEQADRGRRQAEQELGDAHEQLNDVSAQNASIAAAKRKLESELQTLHSDLDELLNEAKNSEEKAKKAMVDAARLADELRAEQDHAQSQEKMRKALEQQIKELQVRLDDAETNALKGGKKAIQKLEQRVRELEAELDSEQRRHTDAQKNLRKSERRIKELTFQSEEDRKNHERMQDLVDKLQQKIKTYKRQIEEAEEIAALNLAKFRKAQQELEEAEERADIAEQTATKFRTKGGRAGSVQRGASPAPQRQSAMPSLAALGLPTFDDHAF; encoded by the exons ATGCCGAAGCCAGTTGTCCAAGTCGGTGACGACCCCGACCCAAGCGAGTGGCTGTTCATTTCGCTGGAGCAGAAGCGTATCGATCAGAGCAAGCCGTACGATGCCAAGAAGGCGTGCTGGGTGCCCGACGAGAAGGAGGGCTTTGTCCTCGGTGAAATCAAGGCCACCAAGGGTGAGCTGGTCACCGTTGGCATTCCCGGAGGCGAG ACCAAGGATTTCAAGAAGGATCTGGTCGGCCAGGTCAACCCGCCCAAATACGAGAAATGCGAGGATATGTCTAACTTGACCTATCTTAACGATGCCTCTGTCTTGCATAACCTGCGCGAGCGTTATCGTGCCAAGCTGATCTAC ACCTACTCTGGCTTGTTCTGCGTTGTCATCAATCCTTACAAGCGTTGGCCGCTGTACACCATGCGTGTCGCCAAGATGTACCGTGGCAAGCGTCGTAATGAGGTCCCGCCCCATCTGTTCGCCGTTTCTGACGGTGCCTACGTCAACATGTTGACCAACCACGAGAACCAGTCTATGTTGATTACCGGTGAGTCTGGTGCCGGAAAGACTGAGAACACCAAGAAGGTCATTGCGTACTTCGCCACCATTGGTGCCTCGAGCAAGAAGAGCGCTGAAGAGGAGAAGAAGATCTCCCTGGAAGATCAGGTCGTCCAGACCAATCCCGTCCTGGAAGCCTACGGTAACGCCAAGACCGTCCGTAACGATAACTCGTCTCGTTTC GGTAAATTCATCCGTATCCACTTTACTGGCTCTGGTAAGCTGGGTGGTGCTGATATTGAAACTTACCTGCTGGAGAAGGCCCGTGTCATCTCCCAGCAGACTCTGGAACGCTCCTACCACATCTTCTACCAGATGATGTCCGGCTCGGTCAAGGGACTGAAAG AGATCTGTTTCCTCTCCAACAACATCCATGACTACCATATCGTATCGCAGGGAAAAACCACTATTCCAAGCGTTGACGACGGAGAAGAAATGCAGATCACCGAT GAAGCCTTCAACATCCTGGGCTTCACTCAGGAGGAGAAGGACAACATCTACAGGATTACCGCCGCTGTCATGCACATGGGTGGCATGAAGTTCAAGCAAAAGGGTCGCGAAGAGCAGGCTGAAGCCGACGGCACTGAAGAGGGTGATCGCGTCGCTAAGCTGCTGGGTTGCGTCACTGAGGATCTGTACAAGAACCTGCTGAAGCCCCGCATCAAGGTCGGTACCGAGTTCGTCACCAAGGGTCAGAACAAGGACCAGGTCACCAACGCCGTCGGTGCTCTCTGCAAGGGTATCTTCGATCGTCTGTTCAAGTGGCTGGTCAAGAAGTGTAACGAGACTCTGGACACCAAGCAGAAGCGCGCTCAGTTCATTGGTGTGCTTGATATTGCTGGATTCGAGATCTTCGAC TACAACGGTTTCGAGCAGCTATGTATTAACTTTACCAATGAGAAGCTGCAACAGTTCTTCAACCACCACATGTTCGTTCTGGAACAAGAAGAATACAAGAAAGAGGGTATCAACTGGGCCTTCATCGATTTCGGTATGGACTTGCTGGCCTGTATTGAACTAATCGAAAAG CCCATGGGTATCCTGTCCATTCTTGAGGAAGAGTCTATGTTCCCCAAGGCTACCGATCAGACCTTTGCTGAGAAGCTGATGAACAACCACTTGGGCAAGTCTGCTCCGTTCCAGAAGCCCAGGCCACCAAAGCCAGGTTGCCAGGCCGGCCACTTCGCCATCGGTCACTACGCCGGTTGTGTGTCGTACAACATCACCGGATGGCTTGAGAAGAACAAGGATCCCCTGAACGACACTGTCGTCGACCAGTTCAAGAAGGGAAAGAACGCGTTGATCGTTGAGATCTTCGCTGATCACCCCGGACAGTCCGGTGGTGGCGACGCTGGCGGCAAGGGTGGACGTGGTAAGAAGGGTGCTGGTTTCGCCACTGTCTCCTCGTCCTACAAGGAGCAGCTGAACAACCTGATGACCACTCTGAAGTCTACTCAGCCTCACTTCGTCCGTTGTATCATTCCCAACGAGTTGAAGCAGACCGGCCTTATCGATGCTCACTTGGTTATGCACCAGCTGACCTGTAACGGTGTGCTTGAAGGTATCCGTATTTGCCGTAAGGGCTTCCCGAACAGGATGATGTACCCTGACTTCAAGCTGCG CTACAAAATCCTAAACCCCAAGGCTGCTGAAGCGGAGAAAGACCCCATGAAGGTCGCTCAAGTCATCCTGGAAGCTAGTGGTCTTGACACAGAATCATACCGGCTAGGAAACACCAAG GTCTTCTTCCGTGCCGGTGTCCTGGGTCAGATGGAGGAGTTCCGTGACGATCGTCTGTCCAAGATCATGACCTGGATGCAGTCCTGGATCCGTGGCTACCTGTCCCGCAGGTCTTTCAAGAAGATGCAGGAGCAGCGCGTCTCCCTGGAGATTGTCCAGCGTAACCTGCGCAAGTACATGAAGCTGCGTACCTGGGCCTGGTGGAAGCTGTGGCAGAAGGTTAAGCCTCTGCTTAACGTTTCCCGCGTTGAGGACCAGATCGCG AAACTGGAAGAGACCGCCAAGAAGGCTCAGGATGACTTGGAGAAGGAAACCAAGCTCCGTCAGGAACTGGAGGCTCTGAACAGCAAGCTGCTGGCTGAGAAGACCGCTCTGTTGGATTCTCTGTCCGGTGAGAAGGGTGCTCTCCAGGATTTCCAGGAGAAGACCGCCAAGCTCCAGGCCCAGAAGGCCGACGTTGAGAACCAGCTGCGCGACACCCAGGAGCGCCTGACTCAGGAGGAAGATGCCCGCAACCAGCTCTTCCAGCAGAAGAAGAAGTTGGAGCAGGAGATCTCTGGCCAGAAGAAGGATGCTGAGGATCTGGAACTGCAGATCCAGAAGATCGAGCAGGACAAGGCCTCCAAGGATCACCAGATCCGCAACTTGAACGATGAGATCGCCCACCAGGACGAGCTGATCAACAAGCTGAACAAGGAGAAGAAGATGTCTGGTGAGGTCAACCAGAAGACCGCTGAGGAGCTCCAGGCTGCCGAAGATAAGGTCAACCACCTGAACAAGGTTAAGGCCAAGCTGGAGCAGACTCTGGATGAGCTGGAGGACTCTCTGGAGCGCGAGAAGAAGCTGCGCGGTGATGTTGAGAAGGCTAAGCGCAAGGTTGAGGGTGACCTGAAGCTGACTCAGGAAGCCGTCGCTGATCTGGAGCGCAACAAGAAGGAGCTTGAGCAGACCATCATGCGCAAGGACAAGGAAATCTCTGCCTTGTCTGCTAAGCTGGAGGACGAACAGTCCCTGGTTGGCAAGCTGCAGAAGCAGATCAAGGAACTGCAGGGCCGCATTGAGGAGCTCGAGGAGGAAGTCGAGGCTGAGCGCCAGGCTCGTGCCAAGGCTGAGAAGCAGCGCGCCGATCTGGCCCGCGAACTCGAGGAACTGGGTGAGCGTCTGGAGGAAGCCGGTGGTGCCACCTCGGCCCAGATTGAGCTGAACAAGAAGCGTGAGGCTGAGCTCGCCAAGCTGCGTCGCGACTTGGAGGAGTCCAACATCCAGCATGAGGGAACTCTGGCTAACCTGCGCAAGAAGCACAACGATGCCGTCGCCGAGATGGCTGAGCAGGTCGACCAGCTGAACAAGCTGAAGACCAA AGCTGAAAAAGAGAGAGGCCAATACTTCGCTGAACTGAACGACTCCCGTCTCAGTTTAGATCATCTGGCTAATGAGAAG GCTTCCCAGGAGAAGATCGCCAAGCAGCTGCAGCACACTCTGAACGAAGTTCAGGGCAAGCTGGACGAAACCAACCGCACTCTGAACGACTTCGACACGTCCAAGAAGAAGCTGTCCATTGAGAACTCTGACCTGCTCCGCCAGTTGGAGGATGCCGAGTCTCAGGTTTCGCAGCTCAGCAAGATCAAGATCTCGCTCACTCAGCAGCTCGAGGATACCAAGCGTCTGGCCGATGAGGAGTCTCGCGAACGCGCTACTCTGCTCGGCAAGTTCCGCAACCTGGAGCACGACCTCGACAGCCTGCGTGAACAGGTTGAGGAGGAGGCTGAGGGCAAGGGAGACATCCAGCGCCAGCTCAGCAAGGCCAACGCCGAAGCCCAGCTGTGGCGTACCAAGTACGAGTCGGAGGGTGTTGCCCGCGCTGAGGAGCTTGAGGAAGCTAAGAGGAAGCTGCAGGCCCGCCTTGCCGAGGCTGAGGAGACCATTGAGTCGCTCAACCAGAAGTGCATTGCTCTGGAGAAGACCAAGCAGCGCCTGTCCACAGAAGTCGAGGATCTGCAGCTCGAGGTCGACCGTGCCACCTCGATCGCCAACTCTGCCGAGAAGAAGCAGAAGGCCTTCGACAAGATCATCGGAGAGTGGAAGCTCAAGGTCGACGATCTGGCTGCCGAGCTGGACGCTTCCCAGAAGGAATGCCGCAACTACTCGACCGAGCTGTTCCGTCTCAAGGGTGCCTACGAAGAGGGCCAGGAGCAGCTTGAGGCTGTCCGCCGTGAGAACAAGAACTTGGCTGATGAGGTCAAGGATCTGCTGGACCAGATCGGTGAGGGTGGCCGCAACATCCATGAGATTGAGAAGTCTCGCAAGCGCCTGGAGGCTGAGAAGGACGAGCTGCAGGCCGCCCTTGAGGAAGCCGAGGCTGCTCTGGAACAGGAGGAGAACAAGGTTCTGCGCGCTCAGCTTGAGCTGTCTCAGGTGCGCCAGGAAATTGACCGCCGCATCCAGGAGAAGGAAGAGGAATTCGAGAACACCCGCAAGAACCACCAGCGTGCCCTGGACTCCATGCAGGCCTCTCTCGAAGCCGAAGCCAAGGGTAAGGCTGAGGCCCTGCGCATGAAGAAGAAGCTGGAGGCTGACATCAACGAGCTTGAGATTGCTCTGGATCATGCCAACAAG GCTAACGCTGAGGCCCAGAAGAACATCAAGCGCTACCAGCAGCAGATGAAGGATGTCCAGAGCGCCCTGGAGGAAGAACAGCGTGCCCGTGACGATGCCCGCGAACAGCTGGGTATCTCTGAGCGTCGCGCCAACGCCCTGCAGAACGAACTGGAGGAGTCGCGTACTCTGCTGGAGCAGGCCGACCGTGGCCGTCGCCAGGCTGAACAGGAGCTGGGTGATGCTCACGAGCAGCTGAACGACGTTTCTGCCCAGAACGCTTCGATCGCCGCCGCCAAGAGGAAGCTGGAGTCTGAGCTGCAGACCCTGCACTCCGACCTGGATGAGCTGCTGAACGAAGCCAAGAACTCCGAGGAGAAGGCCAAGAAGGCTATGGTTGATGCCGCCCGCCTGGCCGATGAGCTCCGCGCTGAGCAGGACCACGCCCAGTCCCAGGAGAAGATGCGCAAGGCCCTTGAGCAGCAGATCAAGGAACTGCAGGTCCGTTTGGATGACGCCGAGACCAACGCTCTGAAGGGAGGCAAGAAGGCCATTCAGAAGCTGGAGCAGCGCGTCCGCGAGCTGGAAGCCGAGCTGGACAGCGAGCAGAGAAGACACACCGATGCCCAGAAGAACCTCCGCAAGTCCGAGCGTCGCATCAAGGAGTTGACCTTCCAGTCTGAGGAAGACCGCAAGAACCACGAACGCATGCAGGACCTCGTCGACAAGCTGCAGCAGAAGATCAAGACTTACAAGAGGCAGATTGAGGAAGCCGAGGAGATCGCCGCTCTGAATCTGGCCAAGTTCCGCAAGGCCCAGCAGGAGCTGGAGGAGGCTGAGGAGCGTGCCGACATTGCCGAGCAAACTGCCACCAAATTCCGCACCAAGGGAGGACGTGCCGGTTCCGTGCAGCGCGGTGCCAGCCCAGCA CCCCAGAGACAGTCGGCCATGCCATCTCTCGCCGCTCTTGGACTTCCCACATTCGACGACCATGCTTTCTAA